From a single Georhizobium profundi genomic region:
- a CDS encoding dihydrodipicolinate synthase family protein, which translates to MWSGILPAVTTKFKEDDSLDHAEMERCFGLQIDAGVDGLIVAGSLGEGPMLTQEERIDVYRTAKAAAGKRPVLVTVAEASTTAACAMAKKAAQAGADGLMVVPSPIYHTDARETEANLRAIAAAGDLPVMIYSNRVAYRVDVTPQLMADLADDARFVAIKESSDDIRRTTEIINHLGDRYAVLTGVDNLAFEALSVGATGWVAGLVVAFPKETVAIWQLMQAGRRDEALAIYRWFRPLLDLDVSTYLVQNIKLAEALAIKSTERVRGPRLPLAGERRAEVERVIRAAIETRPSLPTLEIAA; encoded by the coding sequence ATGTGGAGTGGCATCCTTCCCGCCGTAACAACGAAGTTCAAGGAGGATGACAGCCTCGATCATGCGGAGATGGAGCGCTGCTTCGGCCTGCAGATCGACGCAGGCGTCGATGGCCTGATCGTCGCCGGATCGCTCGGCGAAGGCCCAATGCTGACGCAGGAAGAGCGCATCGACGTTTATCGCACCGCCAAGGCGGCAGCCGGCAAGCGCCCCGTCCTTGTGACGGTTGCGGAAGCATCGACAACGGCGGCGTGCGCCATGGCGAAGAAGGCTGCACAGGCCGGCGCGGACGGCCTGATGGTCGTTCCGAGCCCGATCTATCATACCGATGCGCGCGAGACAGAAGCCAATCTGCGCGCCATCGCAGCTGCCGGCGATCTGCCGGTGATGATCTACTCGAACCGGGTCGCCTACCGCGTTGACGTGACTCCGCAATTGATGGCCGACCTTGCCGACGATGCCCGTTTCGTCGCGATCAAGGAATCTTCCGACGATATCCGCCGAACCACCGAGATCATCAATCATCTGGGCGATCGTTACGCCGTGCTGACCGGCGTCGACAATCTGGCCTTCGAGGCGCTTTCGGTCGGCGCAACGGGCTGGGTGGCAGGCCTCGTCGTCGCCTTCCCGAAGGAAACCGTCGCCATCTGGCAGTTGATGCAGGCAGGTCGTCGCGACGAGGCGCTTGCGATCTACCGCTGGTTCCGCCCGCTGCTCGATCTCGATGTCTCGACCTATCTCGTCCAGAACATCAAGCTGGCCGAGGCGCTGGCGATCAAGTCGACCGAGCGGGTCCGCGGGCCCCGGCTGCCGCTTGCCGGCGAGCGCCGGGCCGAGGTCGAGCGCGTCATCCGCGCTGCGATCGAAACGCGCCCGAGCCTCCCCACACTGGAAATCGCGGCCTGA
- a CDS encoding ABC transporter ATP-binding protein translates to MRFGGLVAVDNLSFDVGRGDITSLIGPNGAGKTTVFNCLTGFYKPTEGRMIMAHTPSAFANLEARTQEGRRYFADDGLYLLERMPDMEIAAIGKVARTFQNIRLFGGMTLLENLMVAQHNALIVASGYTFGGIFGLPSYRKGEREAIDLAKYWLEKTNLIDRADDPAADLPYGDQRRLEIARAMCTRPKVLCLDEPAAGLNPKESSELNTLLRQIRDDEGISVLLIEHDMSVVMEISDHVVVLDYGRKISDGAPQDVRSDPKVIAAYLGVDDEEVDAVEAEVGQETAERGGGHVQVVDAEAAQTLQELSARSVSKDPKGDGR, encoded by the coding sequence ATGCGCTTCGGTGGCCTGGTCGCCGTCGACAATCTGTCCTTCGATGTCGGGCGCGGTGACATCACTTCACTCATCGGCCCAAATGGTGCCGGCAAGACGACCGTGTTCAACTGCCTGACCGGCTTCTACAAGCCGACCGAAGGCCGGATGATCATGGCGCACACGCCGTCTGCCTTCGCCAATCTGGAGGCGCGGACGCAGGAAGGGCGGCGCTATTTCGCCGATGACGGTCTCTATCTCCTCGAGCGCATGCCCGACATGGAGATTGCGGCCATCGGGAAGGTTGCTCGCACCTTCCAGAACATCCGCCTTTTCGGCGGCATGACGCTTCTCGAAAACCTGATGGTCGCGCAGCACAACGCGCTGATCGTCGCGTCCGGCTACACGTTCGGCGGCATCTTCGGTCTGCCGTCATACCGAAAGGGCGAGCGCGAGGCGATCGACCTGGCCAAATACTGGCTGGAGAAGACCAATCTCATCGACCGCGCCGACGATCCCGCTGCCGATCTGCCCTATGGGGATCAGCGCCGGCTGGAGATCGCGCGCGCCATGTGCACGCGCCCAAAGGTTTTGTGCCTCGACGAGCCGGCGGCCGGCCTGAACCCGAAGGAGTCCAGCGAGCTCAACACGCTTCTGCGCCAGATCCGCGACGACGAAGGCATTTCGGTGCTGCTTATCGAGCATGACATGAGCGTCGTGATGGAGATTTCCGACCATGTCGTCGTCCTCGACTATGGCCGCAAGATTTCCGACGGCGCGCCGCAGGACGTGCGCTCCGACCCGAAGGTCATCGCCGCCTATCTCGGCGTCGACGACGAAGAGGTCGACGCCGTGGAAGCCGAAGTCGGGCAGGAAACGGCCGAGCGCGGTGGGGGCCATGTGCAGGTTGTCGATGCCGAAGCGGCGCAAACCCTGCAGGAATTGTCGGCTCGCAGTGTTTCCAAGGATCCGAAGGGAGACGGCCGATGA
- a CDS encoding ABC transporter permease — MQSFADAFGEAFRLIASFDADLRAIVFLSLQVSLSAVVVAAIIGLPLGAFLAVSRFPGRTAIVVAITALMGLPPVVVGLIVYLLLSNSGVLGPLQLLYTPTAMIIAQSLLITPIIAALARQTIEDLNDEYHQQMTLFGLTSGQRLVTLLWEGRFSLMTALLAGFGRAIAEVGAVIIVGGNINHVTRVMTTTIALETAKGNLALALGLGIILVSIAIAVNSLVFALRGTAERVAYA; from the coding sequence ATGCAAAGTTTCGCAGACGCGTTTGGCGAAGCCTTTCGGCTGATCGCATCCTTCGATGCCGATCTGCGCGCCATCGTGTTCCTCTCCCTCCAGGTGAGTCTGTCGGCCGTCGTCGTCGCAGCGATCATCGGCCTGCCGCTCGGCGCTTTTCTTGCGGTGTCACGATTTCCGGGCCGCACCGCCATCGTTGTCGCCATCACTGCGCTTATGGGCCTGCCACCGGTCGTGGTTGGCCTGATCGTCTATCTGCTGCTGTCGAATTCCGGAGTGCTCGGGCCGCTGCAACTGCTGTACACGCCCACTGCGATGATCATCGCGCAGTCACTGCTGATCACGCCCATCATCGCAGCGCTCGCGCGGCAGACGATCGAGGATTTGAACGACGAATACCACCAGCAGATGACCCTTTTCGGCCTGACCAGCGGCCAGCGGCTGGTGACGCTTCTGTGGGAGGGGCGATTCTCGCTGATGACCGCGCTGCTCGCCGGCTTCGGCCGCGCGATCGCTGAGGTCGGCGCAGTCATCATCGTCGGCGGCAACATCAACCACGTCACCCGCGTCATGACGACGACGATCGCGCTGGAAACCGCGAAGGGCAATCTGGCGCTCGCGCTCGGGCTCGGCATCATCCTGGTTTCGATCGCCATTGCCGTGAACAGCCTGGTCTTCGCGCTTCGCGGAACTGCGGAGCGCGTCGCCTATGCTTGA
- a CDS encoding energy-coupling factor ABC transporter ATP-binding protein, giving the protein MLDRTDTKALSATPVSGDNLKIERSGRLLLDVERIVFGGDAVTAILGPNGAGKSMLIKTLAGLQKPDRGDVSWNGSTPSRDGYRKVGMLLQHPVLFRRSAIANVIYALKQAGHGTRDAQALAHEALDHAGLSAIADTSARLLSGGEKQRLAMARALALKPEILFLDEPTASLDPASTLRIEEMIGAAAKAGTIIVLVTHDMAQARRLSERVLLMHRGRIIEAGRTADFFDRPKTPEARAFAAGEILL; this is encoded by the coding sequence ATGCTTGACCGCACTGATACCAAGGCGCTTTCCGCCACCCCCGTTTCGGGCGACAATCTCAAGATCGAGCGGAGCGGCAGGCTGCTGCTCGACGTCGAACGGATCGTCTTCGGCGGTGATGCCGTGACCGCCATTCTCGGCCCCAATGGCGCCGGCAAGTCCATGCTAATCAAGACGCTTGCCGGGTTGCAGAAGCCGGACCGTGGTGACGTTTCCTGGAACGGCTCGACGCCCTCGCGCGACGGCTACCGCAAGGTCGGCATGCTGTTGCAGCATCCCGTGCTGTTTCGCCGTTCGGCGATCGCCAACGTGATCTACGCGCTGAAGCAGGCCGGCCACGGCACCCGCGACGCCCAGGCGCTCGCGCACGAAGCGCTCGACCATGCGGGCCTCTCCGCCATTGCCGATACCTCGGCGCGCCTTCTCTCCGGCGGCGAAAAGCAACGTCTCGCCATGGCCCGGGCGCTGGCGCTCAAGCCTGAAATCCTTTTCCTGGACGAGCCGACGGCGAGCCTCGATCCCGCCTCGACGCTGCGCATCGAGGAGATGATCGGCGCCGCTGCGAAGGCCGGCACGATCATCGTGCTCGTCACCCACGACATGGCGCAGGCGCGGCGGCTCTCCGAGCGCGTGCTTTTGATGCATCGCGGCCGGATCATCGAGGCTGGCCGCACCGCCGACTTTTTCGATCGCCCGAAGACGCCGGAAGCGCGCGCCTTCGCGGCCGGCGAAATTCTTCTCTAA
- the livM gene encoding high-affinity branched-chain amino acid ABC transporter permease LivM, which translates to MAALNAAPAAEENIVVASLKDAILAGVLALILFSIIVGLRTDAGAGGLRITTEWDRVLWMAAATAVGRFLLNIFFWKRAGGPKGLSDVLPDFNKAGHVSRFLGPLMLGIAVTLPFIVMVLVPGQSRYYVDLGVLVLTYVMLGWGLNIVVGLAGLLDLGYVAFYAVGAYSYALLSQYFDLGFWVCLPLAGILAAFWGIILGFPVLRLRGDYLAIVTLAFGEIIRIVLLNWFELTNGPNGITQIPRPTFFGLDFTRDEGGFADFFGLEYAAIHRIIFLYYIILVLALITNWVTLRLRKLPIGRAWEALREDEIACRSLGINTTNTKLSAFAIGAMFGGFAGAFFATRQGFISPESFTFLESAIILAIVVLGGLGSQMGVVFASLVMIGGFEMFRNLEEFRVLVFGLLMVLIMIWKPRGLVSTRNPTVFLKERKAVSADLVSQGEGH; encoded by the coding sequence ATGGCTGCCTTGAACGCGGCTCCTGCCGCCGAAGAAAACATCGTGGTGGCTTCTCTCAAGGACGCCATCCTCGCCGGGGTTCTCGCCCTCATCCTGTTCTCCATTATCGTCGGTCTTCGCACCGACGCCGGTGCCGGCGGTCTGCGGATCACGACCGAGTGGGACCGCGTGCTCTGGATGGCCGCAGCCACGGCCGTTGGCCGGTTCTTGCTCAACATCTTCTTCTGGAAACGTGCCGGCGGCCCCAAGGGCCTCTCCGACGTGCTGCCGGATTTCAACAAGGCCGGCCATGTCTCGCGGTTCCTGGGCCCGCTGATGCTCGGCATCGCCGTCACGCTGCCCTTCATCGTCATGGTGCTGGTCCCGGGCCAAAGCCGCTACTATGTCGACCTCGGCGTGCTGGTGCTCACCTATGTGATGCTCGGCTGGGGTCTCAACATCGTCGTCGGTCTCGCTGGCCTGCTCGATCTTGGCTACGTCGCATTCTATGCAGTCGGCGCCTATTCCTACGCGCTGCTTTCCCAGTACTTCGATCTCGGCTTCTGGGTGTGCCTTCCGCTTGCGGGCATCCTCGCTGCATTTTGGGGCATCATTCTCGGCTTTCCGGTACTGCGGCTTCGCGGCGATTATCTCGCGATCGTGACGTTGGCATTCGGTGAAATCATTCGCATCGTGCTGTTGAACTGGTTTGAGCTGACCAACGGGCCGAATGGCATCACGCAGATCCCGCGTCCGACCTTCTTCGGCCTGGATTTCACGCGGGACGAGGGTGGCTTTGCGGACTTCTTCGGCCTCGAATACGCCGCGATACACCGCATCATCTTCCTCTATTATATCATCTTGGTGCTCGCGCTCATCACCAACTGGGTCACGCTCAGGCTGCGCAAGCTGCCGATCGGCCGTGCTTGGGAAGCCTTGCGTGAAGACGAAATTGCCTGCCGCTCGCTCGGCATCAACACAACCAATACCAAGCTTTCGGCCTTTGCGATCGGCGCGATGTTCGGCGGGTTCGCCGGCGCGTTCTTTGCCACGCGCCAGGGCTTCATCTCGCCGGAAAGCTTCACCTTCCTGGAATCGGCGATCATCCTCGCCATCGTGGTTCTCGGCGGTCTCGGCAGTCAGATGGGCGTCGTCTTCGCCTCGCTGGTGATGATCGGCGGCTTCGAGATGTTCCGAAATCTCGAGGAATTCCGCGTCCTCGTCTTCGGCCTGCTGATGGTGCTGATCATGATCTGGAAGCCGCGCGGCCTGGTGTCGACGCGCAACCCCACGGTCTTCCTGAAGGAACGAAAAGCGGTCTCTGCCGATCTTGTGAGCCAGGGGGAGGGGCACTGA
- a CDS encoding substrate-binding domain-containing protein: MTRLTLLSAGVAFTLAAAPALAQEDNFIIVQSTTSTEASGLYDHLLPIFQEEAGIEVRVVAVGTGQAINNAENCDGDVLLVHATAQEEAFVEAGYGVSREPLMYNDFVIVGPAADPAGVSGSTDVVDALTKIAESEAIFASRGDDSGTHSKELELWEVAGIDVAAVSGSWYRETGSGMGETLNTGIGMGGYVLTDRATWINYGNKGEYTVAVEGDEAMFNPYGIILVSPEHCENVKAEAGQTFIDWMLSDAGQQAIEDYKIDGQQLFFPDADRNES, encoded by the coding sequence ATGACCAGACTGACACTGCTATCCGCGGGCGTGGCCTTCACGCTTGCCGCTGCACCGGCGCTTGCCCAGGAAGACAATTTCATCATCGTCCAGTCGACGACATCGACGGAAGCCTCCGGCCTTTACGACCATCTGCTGCCGATCTTTCAGGAAGAAGCAGGTATCGAGGTTCGCGTCGTTGCCGTCGGCACCGGCCAGGCGATCAACAACGCCGAGAACTGTGATGGCGACGTTCTGCTGGTGCACGCAACGGCGCAGGAAGAAGCCTTCGTCGAGGCTGGCTATGGCGTTTCGCGCGAACCGCTGATGTACAACGACTTCGTCATCGTCGGCCCTGCCGCTGATCCCGCCGGCGTCTCCGGTTCGACCGACGTGGTCGATGCGCTCACCAAGATCGCTGAAAGCGAAGCCATATTTGCATCGCGCGGCGACGATTCCGGCACGCACAGCAAGGAACTGGAGCTTTGGGAAGTGGCCGGTATCGATGTCGCAGCCGTCAGCGGCAGCTGGTACCGCGAAACCGGCTCCGGCATGGGAGAGACGCTCAATACCGGTATCGGCATGGGCGGCTACGTGCTGACCGACCGCGCGACGTGGATCAACTACGGCAACAAGGGCGAATACACCGTTGCCGTCGAAGGCGACGAGGCGATGTTCAACCCCTACGGCATCATCCTCGTCAGCCCCGAGCACTGCGAAAACGTCAAGGCAGAAGCCGGCCAGACCTTCATCGACTGGATGCTTTCGGACGCGGGCCAGCAGGCGATCGAGGACTACAAGATCGACGGCCAGCAGTTGTTCTTCCCGGACGCCGACCGCAACGAAAGTTGA
- a CDS encoding NAD(P)/FAD-dependent oxidoreductase: MNAGRYDIAVIGAGVIGTTTALYLAERGLTVALIDRKGISAETSAGNAGAFAFSDILPLASPGIMLKAPFWLMDPTGPLSLPPAYLPTIAPWLWRFFKAGSSKNFERSIAAQAALMRVAEAETEKLLERTGLKHMIVARGALHLYDTERSFNSAARGWDRRTEYGISHRHLDRAGIDAIQPGIAQTFRHGTYVAGWSNVADPKAYVVALGERAFAQGVHLEIADIERMAVEDAGVRLSFTDGRSLLAAQVVIAAGAWSHRLAALIGDRIPLETERGYNTTLPKSAFDLNCQIIFDDHGFVVSPLGQAVRVGGAVELAGLDCPPNFQRSKTMLAKAARFLPELNPMGGTEWMGFRPSLPDSLPAIGRSHRVPRVIHAFGHGHLGLTQSAATAKLVADIALDRETEISLEPYSPDRF, encoded by the coding sequence ATGAATGCCGGCCGATACGATATCGCCGTCATCGGCGCCGGCGTGATCGGAACGACGACCGCGCTCTATCTTGCAGAGCGCGGTCTCACGGTTGCGCTGATCGACCGCAAAGGCATTTCGGCAGAGACCAGCGCTGGCAATGCCGGTGCATTCGCCTTTTCCGACATTCTGCCGCTCGCATCGCCGGGCATCATGCTGAAGGCGCCGTTCTGGCTGATGGACCCGACCGGGCCGCTCTCGCTACCGCCCGCCTATCTGCCGACAATCGCGCCATGGCTGTGGCGGTTCTTCAAAGCAGGCAGCAGCAAGAACTTCGAGCGCAGCATCGCGGCGCAGGCGGCCTTGATGCGTGTGGCCGAGGCCGAGACGGAGAAGCTTCTGGAGCGCACCGGCCTGAAGCACATGATCGTCGCACGCGGCGCACTGCATCTTTACGACACAGAGCGCAGCTTCAATTCGGCCGCGCGCGGCTGGGATCGGCGCACCGAATACGGCATCAGCCACCGCCATCTCGACCGCGCCGGCATAGACGCGATCCAGCCGGGCATCGCGCAAACCTTTCGCCACGGCACCTACGTGGCCGGCTGGTCGAACGTCGCCGACCCGAAAGCCTATGTCGTCGCGCTTGGCGAACGCGCCTTTGCCCAAGGCGTCCATCTGGAAATCGCCGACATCGAACGGATGGCCGTCGAAGATGCGGGCGTCCGCCTCTCCTTCACCGATGGGCGCTCACTGCTCGCCGCGCAGGTGGTGATTGCGGCCGGCGCCTGGTCGCATCGGCTGGCTGCCTTGATCGGCGACCGGATCCCGCTCGAAACGGAGCGCGGCTACAACACGACGCTGCCCAAATCGGCGTTCGATCTCAACTGTCAGATCATCTTCGACGACCATGGCTTCGTGGTCTCGCCGCTCGGCCAGGCAGTGCGCGTCGGCGGCGCGGTGGAACTGGCGGGGCTCGACTGCCCGCCGAACTTCCAGCGCTCCAAGACGATGCTGGCGAAGGCGGCACGGTTTCTTCCGGAACTGAACCCCATGGGTGGGACAGAATGGATGGGCTTTCGACCCTCCTTGCCCGATTCCCTGCCCGCCATCGGCCGATCGCACCGCGTTCCCCGCGTGATCCACGCGTTCGGCCACGGCCACCTTGGCCTGACGCAATCGGCGGCAACCGCAAAGCTCGTGGCCGACATCGCACTCGACCGCGAGACGGAAATCTCGCTTGAGCCCTATTCACCGGACCGGTTCTGA
- a CDS encoding ABC transporter permease subunit, which yields MEYFVQQLINGLTLGSIYGLIAIGYTMVYGIIGMINFAHGDIFMVGSFIAMILIVALGITAGAGFIVLILALMLVLLMAMLFTSAWGWTVERIAYRPLRGSFRLAPLITAIGMSIVLQNFVQIVQGARVKPLPPLVSGGYTIMDGNNFDVQISNIQILILVTTVVLMGVFTYIINKTALGRSLRACEQDRKMAALVGINVDRTISLTFVLGAALAAVAGFMYLLYYGVIDFYIGFIAGVKAFTAAVLGGIGSLPGAMLGGILIGLIETFWSGYFSVEYKDVAAFFILAAVLIFLPSGLLGKPEVEKV from the coding sequence GTGGAATATTTCGTTCAGCAGTTGATCAACGGGCTGACGCTGGGCTCCATCTATGGGCTCATCGCGATCGGTTACACGATGGTCTACGGCATCATCGGCATGATCAATTTCGCCCATGGAGATATCTTCATGGTCGGTTCGTTCATCGCCATGATCCTCATCGTCGCGCTTGGCATCACGGCCGGGGCAGGCTTCATCGTGCTCATCCTGGCGCTCATGCTCGTGCTCTTGATGGCGATGCTCTTCACGTCGGCATGGGGCTGGACGGTGGAGCGGATCGCCTACCGGCCGCTTCGGGGATCCTTCCGCCTTGCGCCGCTGATCACCGCGATCGGCATGTCGATCGTGCTGCAGAACTTCGTGCAGATCGTGCAGGGCGCCCGCGTCAAGCCGCTGCCGCCGCTGGTGTCCGGCGGCTACACGATCATGGACGGCAACAATTTCGATGTTCAGATCTCCAACATCCAGATCCTGATTCTGGTGACCACGGTCGTGCTGATGGGTGTCTTCACCTACATCATCAACAAGACCGCGCTTGGCCGCTCGCTGCGCGCCTGCGAGCAGGATCGCAAGATGGCCGCGCTCGTCGGCATCAATGTCGATCGCACGATCTCGCTGACCTTCGTGCTCGGCGCTGCGCTCGCAGCCGTCGCGGGCTTCATGTACCTGCTCTATTACGGGGTGATCGATTTCTACATCGGCTTCATCGCCGGCGTTAAGGCCTTCACGGCAGCCGTTCTCGGCGGCATCGGCTCTTTGCCGGGTGCCATGCTTGGCGGCATTCTGATCGGCCTGATCGAGACCTTCTGGTCTGGCTATTTCTCCGTGGAATACAAGGACGTTGCTGCCTTCTTCATTCTGGCCGCCGTGTTGATCTTCCTGCCGTCGGGCCTGCTCGGCAAACCCGAAGTCGAGAAGGTCTGA